A genomic stretch from Anoplolepis gracilipes chromosome 16, ASM4749672v1, whole genome shotgun sequence includes:
- the Ccz1 gene encoding vacuolar fusion protein CCZ1 homolog isoform X2, translated as MTSKSEVMLEHFYIFNGTYAKKEGEEEKKILYYYPEKDLDVQIKNIGLSEAIIKFTESFNPGQPCDYCHTHKTRQIYYQPEPNFWMVMIVGVPYIYKEGDGNKYQNDEVSSSICQAILKQTYMMFRLFMGSFETIINDPECGSIMLLKLKLEHFYSRYLLSLKLNNSDILDVFQGLQFLPLDKITFLRVQCFMNLVEAMFTQIKYTAFLYNDQVVWSGLEPEDMQVVYNYLVSTLLPAHLEKELHGGSIPRNSPSPFTTSHYGKFVTGPASVNEPNLIGKSPKVFINYATKPISLYLVVYRALSATICLFVDRKTSLLIDFFKSLDSFLGPQLTTLVSSVAEQCSKHVTVTPESCTKYLYFNKLNLAYKSTIHLDNRCCSNVLTTPEVLRIITDIYNDRNRLNEAGEIIIKTISDYWVVGKLSNLREFFVIIQQKSASIIEIDDEVKRLCEKQLKSIFFH; from the exons gaagaaaagaaaatattatattattatccagAGAAAGATTTAGATgttcaaataaaaaacataggACTCAGCGAAGCAATAATCAAGTTTACAga ATCGTTTAATCCTGGTCAACCCTGTGATTATTGTCATACACACAAAACCCGTCAAATATACTATCAACCAGAACCTAATTTTTGGATGGTTATG attgttGGTGTAccatacatttataaagaagGAGATGGTAACAAATATCAAAACGATGAGGTATCCAGTAGCATTTGCCAAGCTATATTGAAACAGACGTACATGATGTTTCGATTATTTATGGGCTCTTTTGAAACCATCATTAATGATCCTGAATGTGGTTCTATCAtgttattaaaacttaaactggaacatttttattcacga TATCTACTCTcgttaaagttaaataatagtGATATTTTAGATGTTTTTCAAGGTTTACAATTTTTACCTCTCGACAAAATCACATTTCTAAGAGTACAATGTTTCATGAATCTAGTAGAAGCTATGTTTACGCAAATAAAGTACACAGCATTTCTTTATAATGATCAGGTTGTTTG GAGCGGATTGGAACCTGAAGATATGCAAGtagtttacaattatttagtGAGCACTCTTTTGCCAGCTCATCTTGAAAAAGAGTTGCATGGCGGCTCCATACCTAGGAATTCTCCTTCACCATTCACAACTTCGCATTATggaaa ATTTGTTACCGGGCCTGCTAGTGTTAATGAGCCTAATTTAATTGGAAAATCACCAAaagtttttatcaattatgcTACTAAACCTATATCACTATATCTAGTAGTGTATCGAGCCTTAAGTGCTACAATATGTCTCTTCGTTGATA ggAAAACtagtttattaattgatttttttaaaagcttaGATAGTTTTCTGGGTCCACAGTTAACCACATTGGTCAGCTCTGTAGCTGAACAATGTTCTAAACATGTAACAGTCACGCCAGAATCCTGTACCAAGTATCTGTATTtcaataaactaaatttagCATACAAAAGTACAATACATTTAGATAACAGATGTTGTTCTAATGTACTTACCACACCTGAAGTGTTGAGAATTATCactgatatatataatgacagAAATAG ATTAAACGAGGCtggagaaataattataaagaccATAAGTGATTATTGGGTTGTTggaaaattatctaatttgagggaattttttgttatcataCAGCAGAAAAGTGCAAGTATTATAGAAATTGATG ATGAAGTGAAGAGACTTTGTGAGAAGCAattgaaaagtattttttttcactaa
- the Ccz1 gene encoding vacuolar fusion protein CCZ1 homolog isoform X3 — protein sequence MTSKSEVMLEHFYIFNGTYAKKEGEAKKKILYYYPEKDLDVQIKNIGLSEAIIKFTESFNPGQPCDYCHTHKTRQIYYQPEPNFWMVMIVGVPYIYKEGDGNKYQNDEVSSSICQAILKQTYMMFRLFMGSFETIINDPECGSIMLLKLKLEHFYSRYLLSLKLNNSDILDVFQGLQFLPLDKITFLRVQCFMNLVEAMFTQIKYTAFLYNDQVVWSGLEPEDMQVVYNYLVSTLLPAHLEKELHGGSIPRNSPSPFTTSHYGKFVTGPASVNEPNLIGKSPKVFINYATKPISLYLVVYRALSATICLFVDRKTSLLIDFFKSLDSFLGPQLTTLVSSVAEQCSKHVTVTPESCTKYLYFNKLNLAYKSTIHLDNRCCSNVLTTPEVLRIITDIYNDRNRLNEAGEIIIKTISDYWVVGKLSNLREFFVIIQQKSASIIEIDDEVKRLCEKQLKSIFFH from the exons aaaagaaaatattatattattatccagAGAAAGATTTAGATgttcaaataaaaaacataggACTCAGCGAAGCAATAATCAAGTTTACAga ATCGTTTAATCCTGGTCAACCCTGTGATTATTGTCATACACACAAAACCCGTCAAATATACTATCAACCAGAACCTAATTTTTGGATGGTTATG attgttGGTGTAccatacatttataaagaagGAGATGGTAACAAATATCAAAACGATGAGGTATCCAGTAGCATTTGCCAAGCTATATTGAAACAGACGTACATGATGTTTCGATTATTTATGGGCTCTTTTGAAACCATCATTAATGATCCTGAATGTGGTTCTATCAtgttattaaaacttaaactggaacatttttattcacga TATCTACTCTcgttaaagttaaataatagtGATATTTTAGATGTTTTTCAAGGTTTACAATTTTTACCTCTCGACAAAATCACATTTCTAAGAGTACAATGTTTCATGAATCTAGTAGAAGCTATGTTTACGCAAATAAAGTACACAGCATTTCTTTATAATGATCAGGTTGTTTG GAGCGGATTGGAACCTGAAGATATGCAAGtagtttacaattatttagtGAGCACTCTTTTGCCAGCTCATCTTGAAAAAGAGTTGCATGGCGGCTCCATACCTAGGAATTCTCCTTCACCATTCACAACTTCGCATTATggaaa ATTTGTTACCGGGCCTGCTAGTGTTAATGAGCCTAATTTAATTGGAAAATCACCAAaagtttttatcaattatgcTACTAAACCTATATCACTATATCTAGTAGTGTATCGAGCCTTAAGTGCTACAATATGTCTCTTCGTTGATA ggAAAACtagtttattaattgatttttttaaaagcttaGATAGTTTTCTGGGTCCACAGTTAACCACATTGGTCAGCTCTGTAGCTGAACAATGTTCTAAACATGTAACAGTCACGCCAGAATCCTGTACCAAGTATCTGTATTtcaataaactaaatttagCATACAAAAGTACAATACATTTAGATAACAGATGTTGTTCTAATGTACTTACCACACCTGAAGTGTTGAGAATTATCactgatatatataatgacagAAATAG ATTAAACGAGGCtggagaaataattataaagaccATAAGTGATTATTGGGTTGTTggaaaattatctaatttgagggaattttttgttatcataCAGCAGAAAAGTGCAAGTATTATAGAAATTGATG ATGAAGTGAAGAGACTTTGTGAGAAGCAattgaaaagtattttttttcactaa
- the Ccz1 gene encoding vacuolar fusion protein CCZ1 homolog isoform X1, which produces MTLISLKRLHLDKRFYRHIIVPFVSCNFNSTDFLLDLTDSKIFKEEKKILYYYPEKDLDVQIKNIGLSEAIIKFTESFNPGQPCDYCHTHKTRQIYYQPEPNFWMVMIVGVPYIYKEGDGNKYQNDEVSSSICQAILKQTYMMFRLFMGSFETIINDPECGSIMLLKLKLEHFYSRYLLSLKLNNSDILDVFQGLQFLPLDKITFLRVQCFMNLVEAMFTQIKYTAFLYNDQVVWSGLEPEDMQVVYNYLVSTLLPAHLEKELHGGSIPRNSPSPFTTSHYGKFVTGPASVNEPNLIGKSPKVFINYATKPISLYLVVYRALSATICLFVDRKTSLLIDFFKSLDSFLGPQLTTLVSSVAEQCSKHVTVTPESCTKYLYFNKLNLAYKSTIHLDNRCCSNVLTTPEVLRIITDIYNDRNRLNEAGEIIIKTISDYWVVGKLSNLREFFVIIQQKSASIIEIDDEVKRLCEKQLKSIFFH; this is translated from the exons aTGACCTTGATATCTTTGAAGCGCCTCCATCTGGACAAACGTTTTTATCGGCATATAATAGTCCCCTTTGTATCgtgcaattttaattctacagaTTTTCTTCTAGACCTTACAGATTCGAAGATATTTAAG gaagaaaagaaaatattatattattatccagAGAAAGATTTAGATgttcaaataaaaaacataggACTCAGCGAAGCAATAATCAAGTTTACAga ATCGTTTAATCCTGGTCAACCCTGTGATTATTGTCATACACACAAAACCCGTCAAATATACTATCAACCAGAACCTAATTTTTGGATGGTTATG attgttGGTGTAccatacatttataaagaagGAGATGGTAACAAATATCAAAACGATGAGGTATCCAGTAGCATTTGCCAAGCTATATTGAAACAGACGTACATGATGTTTCGATTATTTATGGGCTCTTTTGAAACCATCATTAATGATCCTGAATGTGGTTCTATCAtgttattaaaacttaaactggaacatttttattcacga TATCTACTCTcgttaaagttaaataatagtGATATTTTAGATGTTTTTCAAGGTTTACAATTTTTACCTCTCGACAAAATCACATTTCTAAGAGTACAATGTTTCATGAATCTAGTAGAAGCTATGTTTACGCAAATAAAGTACACAGCATTTCTTTATAATGATCAGGTTGTTTG GAGCGGATTGGAACCTGAAGATATGCAAGtagtttacaattatttagtGAGCACTCTTTTGCCAGCTCATCTTGAAAAAGAGTTGCATGGCGGCTCCATACCTAGGAATTCTCCTTCACCATTCACAACTTCGCATTATggaaa ATTTGTTACCGGGCCTGCTAGTGTTAATGAGCCTAATTTAATTGGAAAATCACCAAaagtttttatcaattatgcTACTAAACCTATATCACTATATCTAGTAGTGTATCGAGCCTTAAGTGCTACAATATGTCTCTTCGTTGATA ggAAAACtagtttattaattgatttttttaaaagcttaGATAGTTTTCTGGGTCCACAGTTAACCACATTGGTCAGCTCTGTAGCTGAACAATGTTCTAAACATGTAACAGTCACGCCAGAATCCTGTACCAAGTATCTGTATTtcaataaactaaatttagCATACAAAAGTACAATACATTTAGATAACAGATGTTGTTCTAATGTACTTACCACACCTGAAGTGTTGAGAATTATCactgatatatataatgacagAAATAG ATTAAACGAGGCtggagaaataattataaagaccATAAGTGATTATTGGGTTGTTggaaaattatctaatttgagggaattttttgttatcataCAGCAGAAAAGTGCAAGTATTATAGAAATTGATG ATGAAGTGAAGAGACTTTGTGAGAAGCAattgaaaagtattttttttcactaa
- the Ccz1 gene encoding vacuolar fusion protein CCZ1 homolog isoform X4 has protein sequence MVMIVGVPYIYKEGDGNKYQNDEVSSSICQAILKQTYMMFRLFMGSFETIINDPECGSIMLLKLKLEHFYSRYLLSLKLNNSDILDVFQGLQFLPLDKITFLRVQCFMNLVEAMFTQIKYTAFLYNDQVVWSGLEPEDMQVVYNYLVSTLLPAHLEKELHGGSIPRNSPSPFTTSHYGKFVTGPASVNEPNLIGKSPKVFINYATKPISLYLVVYRALSATICLFVDRKTSLLIDFFKSLDSFLGPQLTTLVSSVAEQCSKHVTVTPESCTKYLYFNKLNLAYKSTIHLDNRCCSNVLTTPEVLRIITDIYNDRNRLNEAGEIIIKTISDYWVVGKLSNLREFFVIIQQKSASIIEIDDEVKRLCEKQLKSIFFH, from the exons ATGGTTATG attgttGGTGTAccatacatttataaagaagGAGATGGTAACAAATATCAAAACGATGAGGTATCCAGTAGCATTTGCCAAGCTATATTGAAACAGACGTACATGATGTTTCGATTATTTATGGGCTCTTTTGAAACCATCATTAATGATCCTGAATGTGGTTCTATCAtgttattaaaacttaaactggaacatttttattcacga TATCTACTCTcgttaaagttaaataatagtGATATTTTAGATGTTTTTCAAGGTTTACAATTTTTACCTCTCGACAAAATCACATTTCTAAGAGTACAATGTTTCATGAATCTAGTAGAAGCTATGTTTACGCAAATAAAGTACACAGCATTTCTTTATAATGATCAGGTTGTTTG GAGCGGATTGGAACCTGAAGATATGCAAGtagtttacaattatttagtGAGCACTCTTTTGCCAGCTCATCTTGAAAAAGAGTTGCATGGCGGCTCCATACCTAGGAATTCTCCTTCACCATTCACAACTTCGCATTATggaaa ATTTGTTACCGGGCCTGCTAGTGTTAATGAGCCTAATTTAATTGGAAAATCACCAAaagtttttatcaattatgcTACTAAACCTATATCACTATATCTAGTAGTGTATCGAGCCTTAAGTGCTACAATATGTCTCTTCGTTGATA ggAAAACtagtttattaattgatttttttaaaagcttaGATAGTTTTCTGGGTCCACAGTTAACCACATTGGTCAGCTCTGTAGCTGAACAATGTTCTAAACATGTAACAGTCACGCCAGAATCCTGTACCAAGTATCTGTATTtcaataaactaaatttagCATACAAAAGTACAATACATTTAGATAACAGATGTTGTTCTAATGTACTTACCACACCTGAAGTGTTGAGAATTATCactgatatatataatgacagAAATAG ATTAAACGAGGCtggagaaataattataaagaccATAAGTGATTATTGGGTTGTTggaaaattatctaatttgagggaattttttgttatcataCAGCAGAAAAGTGCAAGTATTATAGAAATTGATG ATGAAGTGAAGAGACTTTGTGAGAAGCAattgaaaagtattttttttcactaa
- the LOC140674450 gene encoding 28S rRNA (cytosine(4447)-C(5))-methyltransferase-like: MGRKAKFDESSQVSTGYGKKGKKQSDPTFPKGVLDKEISKLSHRQKQRAQKRFLKNHQLQQNTKVSLKKKAIPKEEQTQFKNEKNILKKKLKRKKEKKLKSAIDNNYHNEDENKVDDSVEDSQMEQDEEDMNDDKPSFVAKLKKAKQKFVNNTESDSEEMLFSEEEESIDEQINEETDDKSHDNDDDDDDDDDDDDDDDDDDDDDDDDDDDDDDDDDDDDDVFPIEKANQKLKKKKQEEEKLAQEEMDNMIAHQSVFSFPTEEELANVTNLKDIQQRIRDVIMVLSDFKRLRVENRSRSEYIELLRRDLCTYYSYNDFLMEKWMQMFPLDELLEFLEASEVERPMTIRTNTLKTRRRDLAEALINRGVNLDPIGKWTKVGLVVYSSQVPMGATPEYLAGHYVIQGAASFLPVMVLDPKENERILDMCAAPGGKTSHIAALMKNTGTLFANDVNKDRLKAVVGNLHRVGVVNSIICNYDGRQFPMIMKGFDRVLLDAPCTGTGVIAKDPSVKTNKEQVDIQRCCTLQRELLLAAIDCVNARSETGGIIVYSTCSILPEENEWIIDYALKKRNVKLLPTSLEFGTDGFTSYRQHRFHPSLKLTKRYYPHVHNMYGFFVAKLKKFSNVIPNQNNTNKETSD, translated from the exons atGGGTCGTAAAGCAAAATTTGATGAAAGTTCCCAAGTTTCTACTGGATatggaaaaaaaggaaaaaagcaGAGTGATCCGACTTTTCCAAAGGGAGTTTTAG atAAAGAGATAAGTAAGTTAAGTCATCGACAGAAACAAAGGGCACAGAAAAGATTTCTAAAGAATCATCAACTGcaacaaaatacaaaagtatCACTCAAGAAAAAAGCCATTCCCAAAGAAGAACAgacacaatttaaaaat gagaaaaatatattaaagaagaaactaaaaaggaaaaaggaaaagaaattaaaatcagctattgataacaattatCATAATGAAGATGAGAACAAAGTTGATGACAGTGTTGAGGATAGTCAAATGGAACAGGATGAAGAGGATATGAATGATGACAAACCATCTTTtgtagcaaaattaaaaaaagcaaaacaGAAGTTTGTGAATAATACAGAAAGTGATAGTGAAGAAATGTTATTCAGTGAGGAGGAAGAATCTATTGATGAGCAAATAAATGAAGAGACAGATGATAAAAGTCATGATaacgacgatgatgatgatgatgatgatgatgatgatgatgatgatgatgatgatgatgatgatgatgatgatgatgatgatgatgatgatgatgatgatgatgatgatgatgatgtaTTTCCAATAGAAAAAgctaatcaaaaattaaagaagaaaaaacaagaagaaga aaagcTTGCACAAGAAGAAATGGATAATATGATTGCTCATCAAAGTGTATTCTCTTTTCCAACTGAGGAAGAACTTGCTAATGTtactaatttaaaagatattcagCAACGAATACGAGACGTTATTATGGTATTATCAGACTTTAAGAGATTACGGGTGGAAAATAGGTCGCGTTctgaatatattgaattattacgACGagatttatgtacatattatagttataacGATTTCTTGATGGAAAAATGGATGCAAATGTTCCCATTGGatgaattattagaatttttagaagCAAGCGAAGTAGAAAGACCTATGACCATCCGCACAAATACTTTGAAAACGCGACGACGAGATTTAGCAGAG GCTTTAATCAATAGAGGTGTTAATCTCGATCCTATAGGGAAATGGACGAAAGTTGGTTTGGTAGTGTATTCTTCGCAAGTACCCATGGGTGCAACACCAGAATATCTAGCTGGACATTATGTCATACAAGGTGCTGCCAGTTTCTTACCTGTTATGGTGCTGGACCCAAaggaaaatgaaagaattctCGATATGTGTGCCGCACCGGGCGGTAAAACTTCGCACATTGCTGCACTCATGAAAAATACCGGAACGTTGTTTGCCAACGATGTAAATAAAGATCGATTAAAAGCTGTCGTTGGCAACCTTCACAGAGTTGGTGTTGTAAATTCcataatttgcaattatgACGGAAGACAATTCCCTAtg ATTATGAAAGGCTTTGACAGAGTCTTGTTGGATGCTCCATGCACAGGCACAGGAGTAATCGCAAAGGATCCTAGCGTGAAGACGAATAAAGAGCAAGTAGATATTCAACGTTGTTGCACGTTACAGAGAGAGTTGTTGCTAGCAGCAATAGATTGCGTTAATGCTCGTTCAGAAACTGGTggtattattgtttattcgACTTGCTCGATTCTACCGGAAGAAAATGAGTGGATTATAGATTATGCTCTTAAGAAGcgtaatgttaaattattaccCACTAGCCTAGAATTCGGAACTGATGGTTTCACGAGCTACAGACAACATCGATTTCATCCTTCgctaaaattaactaaaagaTATTATCCACATGTGCATAACATGTATGGTTTTTTtgtagcaaaattaaaaaaattctccaaTGTTATTCCTAATCAAAACAatacaaataaagaaacatcTGATTAA